TCAAGTTCAAAGAAAGAAAAAGTATCTAAGATATCTATAGAGCCTATTTCTATCTTGTCTCCAATATTTTGGTCGTTAATTAAACCAATTAATTTACCAGGGTTTAAGTTGTCTTTTCTACCAATATTGATAAAGAAACGTGTCATGTTTTCATTAACCGTTCTAGCTCTAGAATTGTCTCTAGAAGATAAATCGTTTAAATCTTTAGCGTTTTCATAATACGCTAACATGGTATTGAATTCTAAAGAAACGAATTTTTTAATTAATTCTTCTCTGTCTAAAGCTTCTAATTTTTCGTAAATACTTGGTAAAAACTCATTAATTTGAGTTTCGTTTACTTCAATATTTTGCACTTTATCAATTAAGTTCATTAATTGATTCTGACAAATTTCTTTCCCAGAAGGAACTTTTGTTTCTATAAATTTCTTTTGAATGATTTTTTCGATCTGGCGTAATTTACCTTTCTCTTTTCCATTTACTAAAACAATAGAAATACCTTTATTACCAGCTCTACCAGTTCTACCACTTCTGTGTGTGTAGTTTTCTATTTGATCTGGTAATTTATGATTTAATACGTGTGTTAATTCTGTAACATCCAATCCACGAGCAGCAACATCTGTAGCTACTAATATCTGAATTGTTTTTTTACGGAATTTACCCATTACAGAGTCTCTTTGCGCTTGAGATAAATCTCCATGCAAAGCGTCTGCACTATACCCATCTTTTATTAAATTGTCTGCAACTTCTTGTGTTTCTCTACGAGTTCTACAAAAAATAATGGCATAAATATCAGGGTTTAAATCTGCAATTCTTTTTAATGCAGGGTAACGAGTTCTTTCTGTAACAGAATAATACTCATGACTTACGTTTTCTGAACCAGAATTCTTTTGACCAGAAGTAATTTCTACCGGTTTGGTCATGTAGTTTCTTGCAATTGCTTCTACTTCTCTAGGAAAAGTAGCAGAAAATAATAAGGTTTGTTTTGTGTCTGGAGTCGCTTCTAAGACTTTATCTAACTCGTCTTTAAAGCCCATATTTAACATTTCATCCGCTTCGTCTAAGACTAACCATTGAACGTTACCTAATTTTAAGGCTCTTCTGTTAATTAAATCTACGGTTCTACCCGGAGTTCCAACAACAATCTGAGACCCTCTTTTTAAAGATCTAATTTGATCTTCCATACTAGAACCACCATAAACGGTAGTTACTTTTACATCTGGTAAGTATTTACAAAAATCTTTAATGTTATTACCAATTTGAACTGCAAGTTCTCTTGTTGGTGATAAAATAATAGCTTGTACGTTCTTACTGCTAGTATCTAAAAGCTCTAATATTGGCAAACTAAAAGCAGCAGTTTTACCTGTACCTGTTTGTGCAAATGCTTTTAAATCGTCTGTTGATGAAATAATTTGTGGAATTGCTTTTTCCTGAATAACGGTAGGTTTTTCGTAACCTAAATCCGTCAATGCTTTGTTAATCGGTTCTTTTAAACCTAATTCTAAAAATGTTGACATTACTGTGTTTTTTTGGATTCACAGAACGCCCACCTGCAAACCCGATTATAAAATTCGACCTGATTATTAATGAGTTAAACTCAAAATAAAAATCGTGCAAATTTACAAATAATATATTGATTAAACCAAAATATTAGTGATTATTTAATTTCTTTAGTTCTGAATACAATTTTTTTGAAGAAATAGAGGCAAAACCATTGGTTACAACTCCTTGTTTATCAACAATGATAGACCTTGTCATTTTACTTGTTAGAAAAGAGTTAGCCTCACTATCTGCGGTAATAAAATATTGATTTTTAATATCTAGTTTTGGTATTCTATCATGTGAGTTTCCATCAATTTTTATTTGAATAAATTGTATGTTTGGAAACTTTCTAGATAAATAATTAACTCTAGAAGAGATGTAAATTGGCGTTATATACTCTGAATTCCAAAATAATAGAAAAGTATTTTTATTTTTGGTAAGCGTTTTTATAGTGTGTTTTCCGTTTGTAAAATCATAAAGTGTAAAATCTGTAAGTTCTTGCCCTTTGTGCAACGTTTTGCTATCTAAAAGTAATTGTTTTACATGGTCTTTATCTTTTGTACTTGTGCTTAGCTTAAAGTAGGCGTCAAACGCATCTTTGTTAGCGTTACAGCTAGATTTTTTATAAAAATGACCAATTACAGTTTGTTTTAGAAATGCATTTTTAGAAGCTTCTGATTTTATATTATTGTCTATCGTTTTTAATAAATCTACCGTAAAATCGGATGAATATTCATCTGTCATTGGTTTATGACCTAAAGCATAGGTAGTATTATATAAGAAATTACGCACATAAAGAGAATAAGGTGGGTAATACATTAAAGAATCATTATTAATACTTACAGATGCTCTGTACTTATAAAATGATTTATCTATGGCTGTAAATTTTGTTTTATGATTGTATTTTACGTTTGCTATTGGGTATCTTTCTATTCTTGCATAAATAGGGTAGGTAAGTGCAACTTTTAAAACATTGTTAAAACCTTTTGTTTCATCTGGGTGCTGCTCTATGTAATTTCTATATGTTTTTTGTTTTAAAAGTAATAAAGAGTCGGCTTTTTTAATAAAAGCACTAGGTTGTAGCTGGTTTAACTTGTAAAATATTTTATTGTCTTTTTCTTCTTCTAAAAAACAATCTATTAAAATATTGTTTCTTTCTGCTCCTTTACCAGCAAATACTATAGATTCATCAAAATCCCAAGTGTTTAAACGCAACATTAAACTATCTTTTGGTTCTATATAAATATACTGGTTTTCGTTACCATGTTTAAAGTAGTATAAACCCTCATTGGCGTTATCTAGTTTTCCTAAAAATTTATTGTCTTTACCAAGATAAAGTGTATCTATCACTTTATCCATAGAATACAAAACAATAAAATTAGATTTTGGGTTTATAATTTTACCGCCAAAATACGTTGTTGTATTTTTAGAAGTAGAATTACAACTTGCAAAACCAGTAATTGTAATTAATAAAATGAAACGAAGTAGATATTTAATCATATACATTATAGGGATATAATAAGCAACAAAGTTAGGTATTCATAAGAGCTATTGTTGTTAATTGATTGTTAAAATAGGTCTAAAATTATTACTATGATAGTATTTTTAATTTCTCAAAAACCGTTTGAAATCAAGGGTGAAAAGACAAATCAAATTTGTACTTTTGCACAAATTTAAAAAATAGAGTATGTTATCAGTTTCTAATTTATCTGTTCAATTCGGAAAACGAGTTTTGTTTGATGATGTTAATACAAAATTTCAAACAGGAAATTGTTATGGAATTATTGGCGCAAACGGAGCCGGAAAATCCACTTTCTTAAAAATAATTTCTGGTGTACAAGAACCAACTTCGGGACAAGTGCATTTAGAAAAAGGAAAAAGAATGTCTGTGTTAACACAAGACCATTATGCTTTTGATGAGTTTCCTGTGTTAGAGACAGTGGTTATGGGTAACAAAGAGCTGTTTAAAATTAAAAAGCAGATTGATGATTTATATGCGGATTATACGGATGAAAACGCAGAAAAAATTGGTGAGCTTCAAATAATTTTTGAAGAAATGAATGGTTGGAATGCAGATTCTGATGCTGCTGCCATGTTATCTAACTTAGGTATTTCTGAAGATTTACATTATACATTAATGAAAGATTTAGATGGTAAACAAAAGGTACGTGTGTTAATTGCACAAGCACTTTTTGGTAATCCAGATGTACTAATAATGGATGAGCCTACCAACGATTTAGATTTTGAAACCATTGCTTGGTTAGAAAACTTTATCGCAAATTTTGATAACTGTGTAATTGTAGTATCGCATGATAGACACTTTTTAGATGCCGTTTGTACACATATTTCTGATATTGATTATGGTAAAATTAACCACTTTTCTGGAAACTATACTTTCTGGTACGAGTCTAGTCAATTAGCAACAAGACAAAGAGCACAACAAAATAAAAAGGCAGAAGAGAAAAAGAAAGAATTAGAAGAATTTATTCGTCGTTTTTCTGCAAATATGGCTAAATCAAAACAGGCAACTTCTCGTAAGAAGATGATCGAGAAATTAAATGTAGATGAAATTAAACCATCAAGTAGACGTTATCCTGCAATTATTTTTGATAGAGATAGAGAAGCCGGAGATCAGATTTTAAATGTAGAAGGTTTATCAAAAGAATTTGAAGGAGAAAAGTTATTTTCAGACATTCATATCAATTTAAATAAAGGAGATAAAATTGCTATTATTTCTAGAAACTCTAGAGCTGTAACTGCTTTTTATCAAGTTGTTATGGGGAATGAAAAAGCTGATGAAGGTACTTTTGATTGGGGAGTTACAACAACACAGTCTTATTTACCTCTAGATAATTCTTCTTTCTTTAAAGATGGCGAATTGAATTTAGTAGATTGGTTAAGACAGTATGCACAAACAGAAGAAGAGCGTGAAGAAGTTTTCTTAAGAGGATTCTTAGGTAAAATGATTTTTTCTGGTGAAGAAGCTTTAAAGAAAAGTGATGTATTGTCTGGAGGGGAAAAAGTACGTTGTATGTTATCTAGAATGATGATGAAAAGAGCGAATATCTTAGTTTTAGATGAGCCAACAAATCACTTAGATTTAGAGTCTATACAAGCATTAAATAATTCATTAATCAATTTTAAAGGTACCGTTTTGTTTACCACTCATGATCATGAGTTTGCGCAAACAGTTGCCAATAGAGTTATAGAGTTAACGCCAAAAGGTGCAATAGATAGATATACTACTTTTGATGAGTATTTATCTGATCCAAAAATTAAAGAATTAAGAGATAAAATGTACTCTTAAGACATAAAGATATATTATATAAAAAAAAGCGAAATCTAAATTTAGATTTCGCTTTTTTTGTTTAAAATAACAGAAGCTAATAATTAAGTAAATAGATATTTAAACTCTAAAATATTTTGTTTTATTTTTTTTGCAAAGGACTAATAATTTTTACATCAGAAAAAGAAATGGCACCTCTAACAACACCATCAATAGTTTTCTTTAAAGCTTCAATCATTTGCATTTTTAATTGCGATTTATGATAAATTAAACTCACCTCTCTTGCTGGTGGAGGACTCGTAAATTCGCGTAAATGGCTTTTATCAACTTCATTTAAATCTAATGTATGTAAGTAAGGTAGTAATGTCATTCCTAAACCTTCTTTAGATAGTTTAATTAAAGTATCAAAACTTCCGCTTTCTAACTGAAATCGTTTTTTATTATCAATTTTATGATTTCTGCATAAATTAAGGACACTATCTTTAAAACAATGACCGTCTTCTAAAAGTAAAATATCTTCCATTTCTAACTCATCTGCAGTAATGTTTTTGTTTTTATACAATCTATGGTTTTGAGGTACCAAACCAACAAATGGTTCGTAGTATAACGGTCTTTCTTTAATAGCTTCGTTTTCTAAT
The nucleotide sequence above comes from Polaribacter butkevichii. Encoded proteins:
- a CDS encoding hydrogen peroxide-inducible genes activator: MTITQLKYVLSVAEYQNFTVAAEHSFVTQPTLSMQIQKLEDELGVKIFNRSKKPIELTEVGKKIVEQAKVIVDESNRILDIVHQQKGYIGGEFKLGIIPTIMPTLLPMFLQNFTKKYPKVKLIIEELTTEEIIRKLTDGHIDAGLAATPLENEAIKERPLYYEPFVGLVPQNHRLYKNKNITADELEMEDILLLEDGHCFKDSVLNLCRNHKIDNKKRFQLESGSFDTLIKLSKEGLGMTLLPYLHTLDLNEVDKSHLREFTSPPPAREVSLIYHKSQLKMQMIEALKKTIDGVVRGAISFSDVKIISPLQKK
- a CDS encoding ABC-F family ATP-binding cassette domain-containing protein, coding for MLSVSNLSVQFGKRVLFDDVNTKFQTGNCYGIIGANGAGKSTFLKIISGVQEPTSGQVHLEKGKRMSVLTQDHYAFDEFPVLETVVMGNKELFKIKKQIDDLYADYTDENAEKIGELQIIFEEMNGWNADSDAAAMLSNLGISEDLHYTLMKDLDGKQKVRVLIAQALFGNPDVLIMDEPTNDLDFETIAWLENFIANFDNCVIVVSHDRHFLDAVCTHISDIDYGKINHFSGNYTFWYESSQLATRQRAQQNKKAEEKKKELEEFIRRFSANMAKSKQATSRKKMIEKLNVDEIKPSSRRYPAIIFDRDREAGDQILNVEGLSKEFEGEKLFSDIHINLNKGDKIAIISRNSRAVTAFYQVVMGNEKADEGTFDWGVTTTQSYLPLDNSSFFKDGELNLVDWLRQYAQTEEEREEVFLRGFLGKMIFSGEEALKKSDVLSGGEKVRCMLSRMMMKRANILVLDEPTNHLDLESIQALNNSLINFKGTVLFTTHDHEFAQTVANRVIELTPKGAIDRYTTFDEYLSDPKIKELRDKMYS
- a CDS encoding DEAD/DEAH box helicase, with the protein product MSTFLELGLKEPINKALTDLGYEKPTVIQEKAIPQIISSTDDLKAFAQTGTGKTAAFSLPILELLDTSSKNVQAIILSPTRELAVQIGNNIKDFCKYLPDVKVTTVYGGSSMEDQIRSLKRGSQIVVGTPGRTVDLINRRALKLGNVQWLVLDEADEMLNMGFKDELDKVLEATPDTKQTLLFSATFPREVEAIARNYMTKPVEITSGQKNSGSENVSHEYYSVTERTRYPALKRIADLNPDIYAIIFCRTRRETQEVADNLIKDGYSADALHGDLSQAQRDSVMGKFRKKTIQILVATDVAARGLDVTELTHVLNHKLPDQIENYTHRSGRTGRAGNKGISIVLVNGKEKGKLRQIEKIIQKKFIETKVPSGKEICQNQLMNLIDKVQNIEVNETQINEFLPSIYEKLEALDREELIKKFVSLEFNTMLAYYENAKDLNDLSSRDNSRARTVNENMTRFFINIGRKDNLNPGKLIGLINDQNIGDKIEIGSIDILDTFSFFELDKNFEDQTLEAFASNQPDFDGRSVNIEITKKERSGGGRRGGKKPFGKKDGGFGRRRSSEGSSSRGRSDRRSSDRSDRNSGGGSGERRSSGGFGRKRRES